The Ochotona princeps isolate mOchPri1 chromosome 1, mOchPri1.hap1, whole genome shotgun sequence genome has a segment encoding these proteins:
- the ENPP4 gene encoding bis(5'-adenosyl)-triphosphatase ENPP4, producing MKLLVILAFSGLITGCRSNSSYTMPPKLLLVSFDGFRADYLQNYEFPHLQDFINEGVLVEHVKNVFITKTFPNHYSIVTGLYEESHGIVANSMYDADTKKHFSDSNDKDPFWWNQAIPIWVTNQLQENRSSAAAMWPGTDVPIHNVTPSYFMNYNSSVSFEERLNSVTMWLSHSDPPVTFATLYWEEPDASGHKYGPEDKENMRKVLKEIDNHIGALVQKLKMEGLWEHLNVIITSDHGMAQCSQKKLINLDLCIDHSDYTVVDLTPVAAILPKINRTEAYNKLKNCSTNMNVYLKEDIPSRFYYQRNDRIQPIILVADEGWTIVLNTSSSKLGDHGYDNSLPSMHPFLAAHGPAFHKGHKHSTIDIVDIYPMMCHILGVKPRPNNGTLSHTKCLLVDQWCINLPEAIGIVIGALLVLTTLTCLMIVMQNRLSTPQPFSRLQLQEDDDDPLIE from the exons ATGAAGCTATTAGTAATACTTGCGTTTTCTGGACTTATAACCGGTTGCAGGAGCAACTCTTCCTATACGATGCCGCCCAAATTACTGCTCGTGTCCTTTGATGGCTTTCGAGCTGACTACCTGCAGAACTACGAATTTCCTCATCTCCAAGATTTTATCAACGAAGGGGTCTTGGTGGAACATGTcaaaaatgtttttatcacaaaaacATTTCCAAACCACTATAGTATTGTAACAGGCCTGTATGAAGAAAGCCATGGAATTGTGGCTAATTCCATGTATGACGCTGACACAAAGAAACATTTCTCTGACTCAAATGACAAAGATCCTTTCTGGTGGAATCAGGCGATACCTATTTGGGTAACTAATCAACTTCAGGAGAACAGATCCAGTGCTGCTGCCATGTGGCCTGGAACTGATGTGCCCATTCACAATGTCACACCTTCTTATTTTATGAATTATAACTCTTCAGTGTCCTTTGAAGAGAGACTAAATAGCGTTACTATGTGGCTAAGCCATTCAGACCCACCAGTCACCTTTGCAACACTCTACTGGGAAGAACCAGATGCAAGTGGTCATAAATATGGACCTGAAGACAAAGAAAACATGCGCAAAGTGTTGAAGGAAATAGATAATCATATTGGTGCTCTAGTTCAAAAACTCAAGATGGAGGGATTATGGGAGCATCTTAATGTAATTATTACAAGTGATCATGGGATGGCCCAGTGTTCTCAGAAAAAACTGATAAACTTGGATCTTTGCATCGATCATTCAGACTACACTGTTGTAGATTTGACCCCAGTTGCTGCAATACTTcccaaaataa ATAGAACAGAGGCTTATAACAAACTGAAAAACTGTAGTACTAACATGAATGTTTATCTCAAAGAAGATATTCCTAGTAGATTTTATTACCAACGTAATGATCGAATTCAACCTATTATTTTGGTTGCTGATGAAGGCTGGACAATTGTGCTAAATACATCCTCATCAAAAC tAGGTGACCATGGTTATGATAATTCTTTACCGAGTATGCATCCGTTTCTAGCTGCCCACGGTCCTGCATTTCACAAAGGCCACAAGCATAGCACAATTGACATTGTGGATATTTATCCAATGATGTGTCACATCCTGGGAGTAAAGCCACGTCCCAATAATGGAACCCTTAGTCACACGAAGTGCTTGTTAGTTGACCAGTGGTGCATCAATCTCCCAGAAGCCATTGGGATTGTGATCGGTGCACTCTTGGTGTTAACGACTCTAACATGCCTCATGATAGTCATGCAGAATAGACTGtcgacgccacagccgttttcccgaCTTCAGCTACAAGAAGACGATGACGACCCTTTAATTGAGTAA